In Lentibacillus amyloliquefaciens, one DNA window encodes the following:
- a CDS encoding ABC transporter ATP-binding protein: MEDQSIKLTDLVKTYKRHEAVKRLNLQVNKGELFGFLGPNGAGKTTTIKMLTGLLEPTSGSAEINGIDIWKNPLKAKERIAYVPDQPNLYPKLTGWDYLEFVASVFRIPKEQFQTRANELLKIFSLTDQADDLIESYSHGMKQKIAICGALAHEPDVLFMDEPTVGLDPKSARSLKNLLRELCDHGMTVFLSTHILEIAEQMCDRVGIIFEGDIIALGTMDELKASGGHTDQSLEDIFLELTGGEDQQAIISEMSDHGDAK, translated from the coding sequence ATGGAAGACCAGTCGATCAAACTAACGGACCTGGTAAAAACATATAAAAGGCATGAAGCTGTTAAACGTCTTAATCTACAAGTAAATAAGGGGGAATTATTCGGCTTTCTTGGTCCGAATGGTGCCGGGAAAACGACCACTATCAAAATGCTGACAGGGTTGCTGGAGCCGACAAGCGGGTCTGCTGAAATTAATGGTATCGACATATGGAAAAATCCGCTTAAGGCAAAAGAAAGAATAGCCTATGTGCCTGATCAGCCCAATCTTTATCCAAAACTGACGGGGTGGGATTATCTCGAGTTTGTAGCGTCCGTTTTCCGGATACCGAAAGAGCAATTTCAGACAAGAGCGAATGAATTGCTGAAGATATTCAGCCTGACTGATCAGGCGGATGATTTAATCGAAAGCTACTCGCATGGTATGAAGCAAAAGATTGCCATATGCGGTGCGCTCGCGCATGAACCGGATGTGTTATTTATGGATGAGCCGACGGTCGGGCTTGATCCGAAAAGTGCACGCAGCTTGAAAAATTTGCTTCGCGAGCTTTGTGATCATGGCATGACTGTTTTTCTTTCGACGCACATTCTTGAAATTGCTGAGCAGATGTGTGACCGGGTCGGGATTATTTTCGAAGGTGACATCATTGCCCTTGGCACGATGGATGAACTGAAGGCGAGCGGTGGCCACACTGATCAGAGTCTGGAGGATATCTTCCTTGAATTGACCGGTGGTGAGGATCAACAGGCGATTATCAGTGAGATGTCCGATCATGGTGATGCCAAATGA
- a CDS encoding small acid-soluble spore protein P, translated as MGGKPKGPKQQKKPDLPKGPKQPYGEPMQGSHKVKQRNHSRQKHNPHHDM; from the coding sequence ATGGGCGGAAAACCTAAAGGACCAAAGCAGCAGAAGAAGCCGGATCTGCCTAAGGGCCCGAAACAGCCATACGGCGAGCCGATGCAAGGATCCCATAAGGTGAAACAGCGCAACCACTCACGGCAAAAACACAATCCGCATCATGATATGTAG
- a CDS encoding YczE/YyaS/YitT family protein, producing MRLIRAGVHFYLTGLIILTLGIALTIQSTMGASPFDALLVGLHRTFGLTVGSFEIVVGLTMVLGNALAERKRPEFFALITSLVTGIGIDTWLFLLEGVVAPITWYGEWSALLAGTILMALGVAFYLQSDIAPNPLDRSMLVISSLTGWNVSYSRAAISVVLVILAISFSGAVGIGTLINALFGGFIISFFLPYVRILKNSLRKRRENMVS from the coding sequence ATGCGGCTGATTCGTGCAGGCGTCCATTTTTATTTGACCGGATTGATTATTCTCACGCTCGGGATTGCATTGACGATTCAATCAACAATGGGTGCTTCACCGTTTGATGCGCTTCTTGTTGGGCTTCACCGGACATTTGGACTGACAGTTGGCAGCTTTGAAATTGTCGTCGGTCTGACAATGGTTCTCGGTAATGCACTGGCTGAGCGTAAGCGTCCGGAATTTTTTGCTCTGATCACTTCATTGGTTACCGGAATTGGCATTGATACGTGGCTGTTTTTGCTTGAGGGTGTTGTAGCTCCTATTACATGGTATGGTGAATGGTCGGCTCTTTTAGCAGGGACAATTTTAATGGCACTCGGCGTTGCCTTTTATCTGCAGTCGGACATTGCACCAAACCCGCTCGATCGTTCCATGCTGGTCATATCAAGCCTGACCGGTTGGAATGTTTCCTATTCGCGGGCAGCGATCAGTGTAGTGCTGGTCATCCTGGCAATCAGTTTCAGCGGAGCGGTCGGAATCGGTACATTGATCAACGCATTATTCGGCGGATTTATTATCAGCTTTTTCCTGCCATATGTCCGAATACTGAAAAACAGCCTCCGAAAACGCAGAGAGAACATGGTTTCCTAA
- a CDS encoding glycine betaine ABC transporter substrate-binding protein translates to MKFMKSKLIVLGLALIVVLAACGSGSGSEEAGGSSESDNESSESKGTIEMAQINWAENIAVSNMWKVILEEKGYDVNLQLLDMGVIMQSLSTGDLDINLEVWLPIQDKAYLEEYEDEVFFAENAWYDNAKVGLVVPKYLEDINSVEDLNANKEMFDGEITGFDSGAGTMEVTKDDLIPEYNLDYELIPSSEPAMISAIDDAISNEEPIVAPLWSPHRVFSQYDLKYLEDPKNVYGEAEKIYHATRQGFADDFPKVSEWMKNWKMDDDAIGELMVYVNDAEEPIDGARKWVEENQDLIDEWTAE, encoded by the coding sequence ATGAAGTTCATGAAAAGCAAACTAATCGTACTAGGACTCGCATTAATCGTTGTGTTAGCAGCTTGCGGGTCAGGTTCCGGATCAGAAGAGGCTGGAGGTTCAAGTGAATCCGATAATGAATCAAGCGAAAGCAAAGGTACCATTGAAATGGCGCAGATTAACTGGGCAGAAAACATTGCTGTTTCAAACATGTGGAAAGTGATTTTGGAAGAAAAAGGTTATGATGTGAATTTGCAGCTTCTTGATATGGGTGTCATCATGCAGTCACTCTCAACCGGTGATTTGGATATTAATCTGGAAGTATGGTTGCCAATTCAGGATAAAGCTTATCTTGAAGAGTATGAAGATGAGGTATTTTTCGCTGAAAATGCCTGGTATGACAATGCCAAAGTAGGGCTTGTCGTGCCGAAATACCTCGAAGATATCAATAGTGTTGAAGATCTGAACGCAAATAAAGAAATGTTTGATGGCGAGATCACTGGCTTTGATTCAGGGGCCGGGACGATGGAAGTTACGAAAGATGATTTGATTCCGGAATATAACCTTGACTATGAACTGATTCCAAGTTCGGAACCGGCTATGATAAGCGCCATTGACGATGCCATTTCAAATGAAGAGCCAATTGTCGCACCACTTTGGAGCCCGCATCGTGTCTTTTCTCAGTACGATTTGAAATATCTTGAAGATCCGAAAAACGTATACGGTGAGGCTGAAAAAATTTACCACGCAACTCGTCAAGGATTTGCTGATGACTTTCCAAAGGTCAGTGAATGGATGAAAAACTGGAAAATGGATGACGATGCAATTGGTGAGCTTATGGTATATGTAAACGATGCTGAAGAGCCAATTGATGGGGCAAGGAAATGGGTTGAAGAAAACCAGGATCTTATTGATGAATGGACTGCTGAATAG
- the cudC gene encoding choline uptake/conversion transcriptional regulator CudC: MTGSNDGMAKEKLEQAKGYVIEAIAETMDVYGVTPAAGKLYATMYFEDQMNLDEMREELDMSKPSMSTSVRKLQEIEMVKKKFQRGSRKHTYAAEKNFFNTFMSYFCQMWDREAKMNLEAVKQAEFELDQIFEDEDVSDDLVDEARKIYHQLDQSKTYYRWLERLVASIRSEEIYEFLPVHPENKNN, encoded by the coding sequence ATGACTGGTTCCAACGATGGGATGGCGAAGGAGAAATTGGAACAGGCAAAAGGATACGTTATAGAAGCCATTGCTGAAACAATGGATGTCTATGGAGTGACACCTGCTGCCGGTAAATTATATGCCACTATGTATTTTGAAGATCAGATGAATCTTGATGAAATGCGGGAAGAACTGGATATGAGCAAACCGAGCATGAGCACAAGTGTCCGAAAACTCCAGGAAATTGAAATGGTAAAAAAGAAATTCCAGCGTGGATCAAGGAAACATACATATGCGGCTGAAAAGAATTTTTTCAATACATTTATGTCCTATTTCTGTCAAATGTGGGATCGTGAAGCCAAAATGAACCTTGAAGCTGTTAAACAAGCTGAATTTGAATTGGATCAGATTTTTGAAGATGAGGATGTTTCGGATGACTTAGTAGACGAAGCACGAAAGATCTATCATCAGCTTGATCAGTCCAAAACGTATTACCGTTGGCTGGAACGTTTGGTGGCAAGTATCCGGTCAGAAGAAATTTATGAATTTTTGCCAGTACATCCAGAAAACAAGAACAATTAG
- the betB gene encoding betaine-aldehyde dehydrogenase, producing MNIKKQLIDDAWVTSRSNATRDIINPFNQEVIAKVTESDETDAKAAIAAARKAFDKGDWATTPATERGKIVHKIADLIERDREELAELESLDTGKTVEESRGDMDDIAGVFRYFAEMADKDGGEIIESPIPNSTSRVVHEPVGVCGQITPWNYPLLQASWKLAPALAAGNTLVMKPSEITPLTSIKVFELMEEAGVPAGVVNLVLGPGNSVGAELSVNDDVDLISFTGGIETGKRIMQAASSNVKNLALELGGKNPNIVFADADFETAVDQAMNAVFFHAGQICSAGTRLIIEESIHDDFVSALVDRVKNIKLGSGFDESTQMGPLISKDHLNKVIQYVENGKKEGATVAVGGRRPEDPELQNGFFYLPTVLTDCTTDMGVVQDEGFGPVITVEKFTTEEEAVRLANDSIYGLSGGVFTNDIAKAERCVAKMRMGTVWINDVNLYFPHAPWGGYKQSGIGRELGKTGLEEYQETKHIFQNLKPEPVNWF from the coding sequence ATGAACATAAAAAAACAATTGATCGATGACGCATGGGTGACATCCAGATCGAATGCCACCCGCGACATTATTAATCCTTTCAATCAGGAAGTCATCGCTAAAGTAACCGAGAGTGATGAAACGGATGCAAAAGCTGCAATTGCTGCAGCACGAAAAGCGTTTGACAAGGGCGATTGGGCAACAACACCTGCGACAGAACGCGGTAAAATCGTCCATAAAATTGCTGACTTAATTGAACGGGACAGAGAAGAACTTGCCGAGCTTGAATCATTGGATACCGGTAAAACCGTTGAAGAAAGCCGCGGAGACATGGACGATATCGCCGGTGTCTTCCGTTATTTTGCTGAAATGGCTGACAAAGACGGTGGCGAAATCATTGAATCGCCTATTCCGAATTCAACCAGCAGAGTGGTCCATGAGCCGGTCGGTGTCTGTGGTCAGATTACGCCGTGGAACTATCCATTGCTGCAGGCGTCATGGAAGCTGGCGCCGGCACTGGCAGCAGGCAACACACTTGTCATGAAGCCAAGCGAAATTACACCGCTTACTTCTATTAAAGTATTTGAATTAATGGAAGAAGCCGGTGTTCCGGCAGGCGTTGTCAATCTGGTGCTCGGTCCCGGCAATTCCGTTGGTGCGGAACTTTCAGTTAATGATGATGTCGATCTGATTTCATTCACAGGCGGTATTGAAACAGGCAAGCGGATTATGCAGGCAGCCAGTTCCAATGTGAAAAATCTGGCACTCGAACTGGGCGGTAAAAATCCGAATATCGTTTTTGCCGATGCTGATTTCGAAACAGCTGTCGACCAGGCGATGAACGCGGTGTTCTTCCATGCCGGACAAATTTGTTCAGCGGGCACCCGTTTGATTATTGAAGAAAGCATTCACGATGATTTTGTCAGTGCGCTTGTCGACCGTGTAAAGAATATCAAGCTTGGCAGCGGTTTTGACGAATCAACTCAAATGGGACCGCTCATTTCAAAAGACCATTTAAATAAAGTTATTCAATACGTGGAGAACGGTAAAAAAGAAGGCGCAACGGTTGCTGTCGGCGGCAGGCGTCCGGAAGATCCGGAACTGCAAAATGGCTTTTTCTACCTGCCGACAGTGTTGACTGACTGTACGACTGACATGGGCGTTGTGCAGGATGAAGGCTTCGGTCCGGTTATTACCGTGGAAAAATTCACGACTGAAGAAGAAGCGGTTCGTCTTGCCAACGACTCCATTTATGGGCTTTCCGGCGGTGTCTTTACAAATGATATTGCCAAGGCTGAGCGCTGTGTAGCGAAAATGCGGATGGGAACTGTCTGGATCAACGACGTAAATCTGTACTTCCCGCATGCGCCATGGGGTGGCTATAAACAATCCGGCATCGGCCGCGAACTCGGCAAAACAGGCCTGGAAGAATATCAGGAAACCAAGCATATTTTCCAAAACCTGAAGCCTGAACCCGTTAATTGGTTTTAA
- a CDS encoding nuclease-related domain-containing protein produces the protein MYIKPLEIPRHILAAQALDVRIPASHLFKEKISKRAANLLSGYKGENAMRYHLQFLPEDDFLIFHYIRLPDEYKHFQIDFLLLSRWFYLIIEVKNIYDNINFDDLGQTYRKIDDNVEVFTNPVEQINLQYRRLLSWLSKYDLPSVPIEKIVVYSRDDTYLRNLNNDKRISDIVMHRDKVLSKVDSFIDKHQTPRISEQQLLDLSWHLLNEHVPEKDGGMDQFNVNYDDLIKGVLCPDCGTVPMQWKSGKWWCDFCGCTSKTAHRQALMDYALLVGEHINNRQARDFLRVGSSYIAKDILQKENFEKIGSTSGRKYRIDLENLFKSRSWKQKARSSHQKSRSSQ, from the coding sequence TTGTATATCAAGCCTCTTGAAATTCCCCGGCATATTCTCGCTGCACAGGCGCTGGACGTGCGAATCCCAGCTTCTCACCTCTTTAAAGAAAAAATAAGTAAACGTGCCGCTAATTTACTTTCCGGTTATAAAGGCGAAAATGCTATGCGATACCATCTGCAGTTCTTGCCTGAAGATGATTTTCTGATTTTCCACTACATCAGGCTTCCCGATGAGTATAAGCACTTTCAAATTGACTTTTTGCTGCTGTCCCGCTGGTTCTATCTGATCATCGAGGTTAAGAATATTTATGACAACATAAATTTTGACGATTTAGGACAGACTTACCGGAAAATTGACGACAATGTAGAAGTCTTCACAAACCCCGTTGAACAAATCAATCTTCAGTATAGGAGACTTTTGAGCTGGCTCAGCAAGTATGACCTTCCTTCTGTCCCCATCGAAAAAATTGTTGTCTATAGCCGTGATGACACCTACCTGCGAAACCTCAACAACGATAAACGCATTTCAGATATCGTCATGCACCGCGATAAAGTCCTTTCCAAAGTCGATTCTTTTATAGATAAACATCAAACGCCACGTATATCTGAACAACAGCTGCTCGATCTTTCCTGGCATTTACTCAATGAACATGTGCCTGAAAAAGATGGCGGAATGGATCAATTTAATGTGAATTATGATGATTTAATAAAAGGCGTCCTCTGTCCTGACTGCGGGACTGTGCCAATGCAGTGGAAAAGCGGGAAGTGGTGGTGTGATTTTTGCGGTTGCACTTCAAAAACAGCTCATCGCCAGGCGCTGATGGATTATGCTCTGCTGGTGGGGGAGCATATTAATAATCGGCAGGCGCGGGATTTTTTGCGGGTAGGGTCCAGCTATATAGCTAAAGATATACTTCAAAAGGAAAACTTTGAAAAAATAGGTAGTACCAGTGGTAGAAAATATAGGATTGATCTGGAGAATTTATTTAAATCCCGAAGTTGGAAGCAAAAAGCCCGAAGTTCACACCAGAAATCCCGAAGTTCACAGTGA
- a CDS encoding SLOG family protein, with translation MKVLAVTGYKPMEVNIFKHDDERIDIIKAAIEKRLISFIEEGLEWVLISGKMGVELWAGEVALGLRNQYGVKLALIPPFENQEERWPEPIQQIYEKLTAAADFYRPLYKGGYSGPYQYRASNKWLIEKSGGCLMLLDEEFTGSNRYFYDEATQAESPIYVITPADLEDMVEEMRMTNPDYWG, from the coding sequence ATGAAAGTGTTGGCGGTCACTGGCTATAAACCAATGGAGGTTAATATCTTCAAACATGATGACGAACGCATCGATATCATTAAAGCAGCAATTGAAAAGCGGCTGATCAGCTTTATTGAAGAAGGTCTGGAATGGGTGCTTATTTCCGGGAAAATGGGTGTGGAGCTTTGGGCTGGCGAAGTGGCACTTGGATTGCGGAACCAGTATGGCGTGAAGCTTGCCCTCATTCCGCCATTTGAGAATCAGGAAGAACGCTGGCCGGAGCCGATTCAGCAGATCTATGAGAAACTGACGGCGGCCGCTGACTTTTACAGGCCGCTTTATAAAGGTGGCTACAGCGGGCCTTATCAATATCGGGCAAGCAACAAGTGGCTGATCGAGAAAAGCGGTGGCTGTTTGATGCTGCTTGACGAGGAATTTACCGGCAGCAATCGTTATTTTTATGACGAAGCAACACAAGCTGAATCCCCGATTTATGTGATTACCCCGGCTGACCTTGAGGACATGGTTGAGGAAATGCGGATGACCAATCCGGATTATTGGGGGTGA
- a CDS encoding TatD family hydrolase encodes MMSKKIVDAHIHLDMYKPDERFGILRDMEANDVDALIAVSNHLASAQETIRLAHADNRVKPAFGFHPEQPLPTDEEVGDLLAMIERDSDRVVAVGEVGLPYYLRREGEMTSREREAYVHVLEAFIRNAAELNKPVALHAIYDDAPEVIDLLEKHSLSKAHFHWFKGDSKTMQRMMRNGYFISVTPDILYEAETRELVRQFPLDKIMVETDGPWPFEGPFKGKMTHPHMIHRSAREIAVLKGIPDEDVYHRLYDNTIHFYGI; translated from the coding sequence ATGATGTCTAAAAAGATTGTTGATGCCCATATTCATCTTGATATGTATAAGCCGGATGAGCGCTTCGGCATTCTTCGTGACATGGAAGCGAACGATGTAGATGCTTTGATTGCTGTTTCCAATCATCTGGCTTCAGCTCAGGAGACCATCCGGCTGGCTCATGCCGACAATCGCGTTAAACCGGCGTTTGGCTTTCATCCGGAACAGCCGCTTCCAACTGATGAAGAAGTCGGTGATTTGCTTGCGATGATTGAACGAGACAGCGACAGGGTTGTGGCAGTCGGTGAAGTCGGACTGCCGTATTATTTGCGGCGGGAAGGGGAGATGACATCCCGGGAGCGGGAGGCTTATGTGCACGTTTTAGAGGCATTCATACGAAATGCTGCCGAATTGAATAAACCGGTTGCGCTCCATGCCATTTATGATGATGCGCCTGAGGTGATCGATCTTTTGGAAAAGCATTCACTATCCAAAGCTCATTTTCATTGGTTTAAAGGTGATTCCAAGACAATGCAGCGGATGATGCGCAACGGCTACTTCATTTCTGTGACGCCGGATATTTTATATGAAGCAGAAACCAGAGAGTTGGTCAGACAATTTCCGCTCGATAAAATAATGGTTGAAACAGATGGTCCGTGGCCGTTTGAAGGCCCGTTTAAAGGGAAAATGACACATCCTCATATGATCCACCGGTCCGCTCGTGAAATAGCAGTTTTAAAAGGAATACCGGATGAGGACGTTTATCACCGGCTTTATGATAACACGATTCATTTCTATGGGATATGA
- a CDS encoding ABC transporter ATP-binding protein, translating to MGELNIQHISKSYGNHQVLADVDFTVNEGEFVSVLGPSGSGKSTLFHLIGGILEPDAGEIWLEGDKINGKRGSISYTPQTPSLMPWRSILKNVMLGGEIQGKMDKESAMELIEYAGLAGYEDAYPFELSGGMKQRVAFIRSLLSPQPLICLDEPFSALDEFTRLEMQKWLLSIWQGHHRSILFVTHNIEEAIYLSDRIIVLSQSPASVKEIFTIPFSRPRDEGLFLTAEFLEWKKTIYRELGNDV from the coding sequence ATGGGCGAGCTCAATATTCAGCACATTTCCAAATCATATGGAAACCACCAGGTGTTGGCCGATGTGGATTTCACGGTAAATGAAGGTGAGTTTGTTTCCGTACTGGGGCCTTCAGGCAGCGGGAAAAGCACCTTATTCCATTTAATCGGAGGTATCCTTGAGCCTGATGCCGGTGAAATCTGGCTGGAAGGTGACAAGATTAACGGCAAGCGCGGATCAATCAGTTACACACCACAAACGCCGTCGCTAATGCCATGGCGAAGTATTTTGAAAAATGTCATGCTCGGCGGTGAAATACAAGGGAAAATGGATAAAGAAAGCGCGATGGAACTGATTGAATACGCCGGACTCGCCGGTTATGAAGATGCCTATCCGTTTGAATTATCCGGCGGTATGAAACAGCGTGTTGCGTTTATTCGAAGCCTATTGAGCCCACAGCCGCTGATTTGCCTTGACGAACCTTTTTCAGCACTGGACGAATTTACCCGACTGGAGATGCAAAAATGGCTGCTGTCCATCTGGCAGGGACATCATCGCTCGATCTTGTTTGTTACGCATAATATTGAAGAAGCGATTTATTTATCTGACAGAATTATCGTATTGTCTCAGTCGCCTGCATCCGTTAAAGAAATTTTCACGATTCCATTCAGCCGCCCACGGGATGAGGGGCTGTTTTTGACAGCAGAATTCCTTGAATGGAAAAAAACAATTTACCGGGAGCTTGGTAATGATGTCTAA
- a CDS encoding ABC transporter permease has translation MKQLLQKGWKPVLVLILLVIVWEVSTRIFQVPSWLLPAPSLIVQTGVEDWLNYQHHIVSTVRLTLIGFVIGSSAGIVIAAVLHLIPSFREALYPLLIISQNIPVIVLAPLLVVWFGFGMLPKIIIIALVCFFPIAVSALEGFRQTDRDLLHYMKMAGAGKQQVFWKLEWPSALPYVFSGLKISATYSVMGAVISEWLGANNGIGVYMTMASSSFRTDRVFVAIIFVIILSMLFFALIMLAEKKIIKWKRKGDE, from the coding sequence ATGAAACAGTTACTGCAAAAAGGATGGAAACCGGTTCTGGTTCTCATCCTTTTGGTCATTGTCTGGGAAGTTTCGACCCGTATTTTCCAAGTGCCTTCATGGCTGCTCCCGGCTCCTTCATTGATTGTCCAGACAGGTGTTGAAGATTGGCTGAACTATCAGCACCATATTGTCTCAACCGTGCGTCTGACTTTAATCGGATTTGTGATTGGGAGTTCAGCGGGGATTGTTATAGCAGCAGTTTTACATTTAATTCCCTCTTTTCGTGAAGCGTTGTATCCGCTATTAATTATTTCGCAAAATATCCCCGTTATCGTTCTAGCGCCGCTGCTTGTTGTATGGTTTGGCTTTGGCATGTTGCCGAAGATTATCATTATTGCATTGGTATGCTTTTTCCCGATTGCCGTCTCAGCGCTTGAAGGATTCAGGCAGACGGATCGTGATCTGCTTCACTACATGAAAATGGCCGGTGCCGGCAAACAACAAGTGTTTTGGAAATTGGAATGGCCAAGCGCGTTGCCGTATGTTTTTTCAGGCTTGAAGATTTCAGCGACCTATAGTGTGATGGGGGCTGTTATATCCGAATGGCTCGGGGCAAATAATGGCATCGGCGTTTATATGACAATGGCTTCATCCTCTTTCAGAACAGATCGGGTCTTTGTAGCGATTATATTCGTTATCATTTTAAGCATGCTGTTTTTCGCACTTATCATGCTGGCTGAGAAGAAGATTATCAAGTGGAAGCGGAAAGGGGATGAATGA
- a CDS encoding thiamine-binding protein: MNQSLVSIQIIPKTKQGEDVIPYVDAAIDVIEKSGVTYEVHPLETTMEGELSELLAVIERMNARMLELGSESIISQVKILHTEGGASMDKLTEKYR; this comes from the coding sequence ATGAATCAATCATTAGTCAGTATTCAAATCATCCCGAAAACAAAACAAGGTGAAGATGTCATTCCATATGTCGATGCTGCTATTGACGTCATTGAAAAGTCAGGCGTGACGTACGAGGTGCACCCGCTGGAAACAACTATGGAAGGCGAGCTGTCCGAACTTCTCGCTGTCATTGAAAGGATGAACGCGCGTATGTTGGAGCTGGGCAGTGAAAGCATCATTTCCCAGGTAAAAATTCTTCATACTGAAGGCGGTGCGTCTATGGATAAGCTGACGGAGAAATATCGTTAA
- a CDS encoding ABC transporter substrate-binding protein: MRRLLTMLFFVAVMAALLMACSENGESTGESGDKEQLSFVLDWTPNTNHTGIYVAQANGYFADEGLDVEIMMPGEAGADQIVASGEASFGIGAQESLTEARVQEIPLVSIGAVIQHNTSGFASLKEENITSPEDFEGKTYGGWGAPVEKAVLSSLMQQKDADVEKVDIVNMGDTDFFTAVQRDIDFAWIYYAWTGVQAEMRGQELNMMYLTDYSEKLDYYTPVITTNETMIADNPETVRKFMAAVSKGYEFAADNPGKAADILIEAVPDLDPELVKKSQEWLSPKYQDDADKWGVQKKEVWENYAEWMYENDLLDERLEAEKAFTNEFLPE; encoded by the coding sequence ATGCGACGATTGTTAACAATGCTTTTCTTCGTGGCAGTAATGGCGGCACTGCTAATGGCGTGCAGTGAGAATGGAGAAAGCACCGGAGAAAGCGGGGATAAAGAGCAGCTGTCCTTTGTGCTTGATTGGACGCCAAATACGAACCATACAGGGATTTATGTTGCTCAAGCGAACGGTTATTTTGCTGATGAAGGACTTGATGTTGAGATTATGATGCCCGGTGAGGCAGGTGCAGATCAGATTGTAGCGTCCGGTGAGGCATCATTTGGCATCGGGGCTCAAGAAAGTCTGACAGAAGCACGTGTCCAGGAGATTCCGCTCGTCTCAATTGGTGCTGTCATCCAGCATAACACCTCAGGGTTTGCATCGCTGAAAGAAGAAAATATCACCTCGCCGGAAGATTTTGAAGGAAAAACATACGGCGGTTGGGGAGCGCCCGTTGAAAAGGCAGTACTGTCTTCTTTGATGCAGCAGAAGGATGCTGACGTCGAAAAAGTCGATATCGTTAATATGGGCGATACGGATTTTTTTACCGCTGTCCAACGGGATATTGATTTTGCCTGGATTTACTATGCATGGACAGGTGTTCAGGCAGAAATGCGCGGTCAGGAACTGAACATGATGTATTTGACGGATTACTCGGAAAAACTGGATTATTACACACCGGTTATCACGACAAATGAAACGATGATTGCCGACAATCCGGAAACTGTACGCAAATTTATGGCTGCTGTTTCAAAGGGTTATGAGTTTGCCGCCGATAATCCTGGAAAAGCCGCTGATATTTTGATTGAAGCAGTCCCGGACCTTGATCCTGAGCTTGTTAAGAAAAGTCAGGAATGGCTATCGCCAAAATATCAGGATGATGCTGATAAATGGGGTGTGCAGAAGAAAGAAGTCTGGGAGAATTATGCTGAATGGATGTACGAGAATGATTTGCTTGATGAGCGGTTGGAAGCAGAGAAGGCGTTTACGAATGAATTTTTGCCGGAATAG